A single region of the Leptothrix cholodnii SP-6 genome encodes:
- a CDS encoding ParA family protein — translation MKTVVLCNQKGGVGKSAVATLLAHHLAQRGRRVLAIDLDHQGNFTRPLRASGRAEPSACTADALLTGPVPPMPLSPFVVVPADRALLNLERQPDQHTPFARRFRSFLASVDAAFDVCVVDTHPNPDIRVIAALVSADFALSPIQLNQEALDGVTGLLNHERVGLRKIKAVLNPKLTLLGLLPTLVEPTPFQKANFQQVVMCYHPLMIRVGERPGDFAAIPKRSCIAEAQAAGEVLWEMKKTAARDAWREIEPSLSRIADLLDGTDRGITPHAQEASHGPAA, via the coding sequence ATGAAGACCGTGGTCCTGTGCAACCAGAAGGGCGGTGTCGGCAAGAGCGCCGTCGCGACCCTGCTCGCCCACCACCTGGCCCAGCGTGGCCGACGCGTCCTGGCGATCGACCTCGATCACCAGGGCAACTTCACGCGACCCCTGCGCGCCAGCGGCCGGGCCGAACCCTCGGCCTGCACCGCCGATGCGCTGCTGACCGGCCCGGTGCCGCCGATGCCCCTGAGTCCTTTCGTGGTCGTGCCGGCCGATCGGGCGCTGCTGAACCTGGAACGTCAGCCCGACCAGCACACGCCGTTCGCGCGACGCTTTCGCAGCTTCCTGGCCAGCGTCGACGCGGCCTTCGACGTCTGCGTGGTCGACACCCACCCCAACCCGGACATCCGCGTCATTGCCGCACTGGTCTCGGCCGACTTCGCGCTGTCGCCGATCCAGCTCAACCAGGAGGCGCTCGATGGCGTCACCGGCCTGCTCAACCACGAGCGGGTGGGCTTGCGCAAGATCAAGGCGGTGCTCAACCCCAAGCTGACCCTGCTCGGCCTGCTGCCGACGCTGGTCGAGCCCACGCCCTTCCAGAAGGCCAATTTCCAGCAGGTGGTGATGTGCTACCACCCGCTGATGATCCGCGTCGGCGAGCGGCCGGGTGACTTCGCGGCCATCCCCAAGCGCTCGTGCATCGCCGAGGCCCAGGCGGCTGGCGAGGTGCTGTGGGAAATGAAGAAGACCGCCGCGCGCGACGCCTGGCGCGAGATCGAGCCCAGCCTGAGCCGCATCGCCGACCTGTTGGATGGCACCGATCGCGGCATCACTCCACACGCTCAGGAGGCGAGCCATGGCCCTGCAGCTTGA
- a CDS encoding ParB/RepB/Spo0J family partition protein, whose product MALQLEDLVALDAPTADASGTPLMLALDAIDEDPEQPRREFDESSLQALADTIRERGVRQPISVRPHPAQPGRWLLNFGARRLRAARMAGHAQIPVFVDTTADRYDQVIENEQREGLRPLELALFVQKRLALGESQAEIARKLGKSRQWVSLVTAMIDPPDWLMQAYREGRCRGLKELHELRKLHEGHPQQVEAWQKDQSDITRSSVQALRADLAVVAADPPPIAVVVTTSPEPSTPRGLSASVQAVTTTPTQAVIQPDPMPVQSRGPLKLQVEMNEQRCELLVTLPPAQLGHVYVKRLDGGEVVLAPAGALKLLGFMSD is encoded by the coding sequence ATGGCCCTGCAGCTTGAGGACCTGGTGGCGCTCGATGCACCGACGGCCGACGCCAGCGGCACGCCGCTGATGCTGGCGCTCGACGCCATCGACGAGGATCCGGAACAGCCACGCCGGGAATTCGACGAGTCCTCGTTGCAGGCGCTCGCCGACACGATTCGCGAGCGGGGCGTGCGCCAGCCGATCTCGGTGCGGCCGCACCCGGCTCAGCCGGGGCGATGGCTGCTGAACTTCGGGGCCCGGCGACTGCGCGCAGCACGCATGGCCGGGCATGCGCAGATTCCCGTCTTCGTCGATACCACGGCCGACCGCTACGACCAGGTGATCGAGAACGAGCAGCGCGAGGGCCTGCGGCCGCTCGAACTGGCGTTGTTCGTGCAGAAGCGCTTGGCACTCGGCGAGAGCCAGGCAGAGATCGCGCGCAAGCTGGGCAAGAGCCGGCAGTGGGTGTCGTTGGTGACCGCGATGATCGATCCGCCGGACTGGCTGATGCAGGCCTACCGGGAGGGCCGGTGTCGGGGGCTCAAGGAACTGCACGAATTGCGCAAGCTCCACGAGGGCCACCCGCAGCAGGTCGAGGCCTGGCAAAAGGATCAATCGGACATCACGCGCAGCAGCGTGCAGGCGTTGCGGGCAGACCTGGCCGTTGTCGCAGCAGACCCGCCGCCGATCGCTGTCGTCGTCACGACATCTCCAGAGCCATCAACTCCACGTGGTCTCAGTGCATCCGTCCAGGCCGTCACGACGACACCGACCCAGGCGGTGATCCAGCCCGACCCGATGCCCGTACAGAGCCGCGGACCGTTGAAGCTGCAGGTCGAGATGAATGAGCAGCGCTGCGAGCTGCTGGTGACGCTGCCGCCGGCTCAACTGGGACACGTCTACGTGAAGCGGCTCGATGGCGGTGAGGTCGTGCTGGCGCCGGCAGGGGCCCTGAAGCTGCTGGGGTTCATGTCTGACTGA
- a CDS encoding DUF932 domain-containing protein, with the protein MFTTTAVHTHAHTPQLATRFARNTRVHRSDTPLDDEQMRHAAPSIFAEGKHASRSERYTYIPTIDVLRGLRREGFEPFMVAQSQSRIEGKTAYTKHLIRMRHAGQVQARGRDTEAHEIILINSHDGASAYQMLAGVFRFVCCNGLVVGQTAHDIRIPHKGNVQHDVIEGAYRVLDEFGAVSESTTAMKALTLDGDEEQAFATAALALRFGERVDGQSPAPVTAEQLTRPRRIEDIGSSLWSTFQRVQENALRGGLPGRSAQGRRIETRPVGSIDRSVSINRALWILAEEMRKLKA; encoded by the coding sequence ATGTTCACGACCACCGCCGTCCACACCCACGCCCACACCCCGCAGCTCGCGACCCGCTTTGCCCGCAATACCCGTGTTCATCGCAGTGACACGCCGCTCGACGACGAGCAGATGCGCCACGCCGCGCCGTCGATCTTTGCCGAAGGCAAGCACGCCAGCCGCTCCGAGCGCTACACCTACATCCCGACCATCGACGTGCTGCGCGGCCTCAGGCGCGAAGGCTTCGAGCCCTTCATGGTCGCGCAGAGCCAGAGCCGCATCGAAGGCAAGACCGCGTACACCAAGCACCTGATCCGCATGCGCCACGCCGGCCAGGTCCAGGCCCGGGGTCGAGACACGGAGGCCCACGAGATCATCCTGATCAACAGCCACGACGGCGCCAGCGCCTACCAGATGCTCGCGGGTGTCTTCCGCTTCGTCTGCTGCAACGGCCTGGTGGTCGGCCAGACTGCGCACGACATCCGCATCCCGCACAAGGGCAACGTCCAGCACGACGTGATCGAGGGCGCCTACCGCGTGCTCGACGAGTTCGGTGCCGTCAGCGAGTCCACCACCGCCATGAAGGCGCTCACGCTCGACGGTGACGAGGAACAGGCCTTCGCCACCGCCGCCTTGGCGCTGCGTTTCGGCGAGCGCGTCGATGGGCAGAGCCCGGCGCCCGTCACCGCCGAACAGCTCACGCGGCCGCGCCGCATCGAGGACATCGGGTCCAGCTTGTGGAGCACCTTCCAGCGCGTGCAGGAGAACGCGCTGAGAGGCGGCCTGCCCGGCCGCAGTGCCCAGGGCCGCCGCATCGAGACCCGGCCGGTCGGCAGCATCGACCGCAGTGTCAGCATCAACCGCGCGTTGTGGATCCTGGCCGAGGAGATGCGCAAGCTGAAGGCCTGA
- a CDS encoding relaxase/mobilization nuclease domain-containing protein, which translates to MTLPSNIDGVLVLWGDRLFYPGNRIVRGATPKLSAEAPRQRAREIRARIEATVVRRAPQVMVKVTGGGRGMRAIAAHLRYISKNGRLDIEDELGDVQRGQGALHDRVDDWRYGGSYIADEAPPGQRREAFNIMLSMPRGTDPLAVQRAARAFAKEELGDHKYVMVLHDHQANPHVHVSVRAESRHGKRLNPRKADLARWRETFAEKLRELGIDAEASRQATRGSMRTSEALWRIKAREDGRLHSDSRRSVKSSPRGTRAEATEAWMQVGRALAMSADPTDRDLARSITAFIREMPARPHAEPSRTSEVKPVSRAIDIERLR; encoded by the coding sequence ATGACATTGCCTTCGAACATCGACGGCGTCCTCGTGCTGTGGGGCGACCGGCTCTTCTATCCCGGCAACCGGATCGTGCGCGGCGCAACGCCGAAGCTGTCGGCCGAGGCCCCCCGGCAGCGGGCGCGCGAGATACGGGCACGCATCGAGGCGACCGTGGTCCGACGCGCACCACAGGTGATGGTCAAGGTGACCGGCGGGGGGCGGGGCATGCGTGCGATCGCAGCGCACTTGCGCTACATCAGCAAGAACGGCCGGCTCGACATCGAGGACGAACTCGGGGATGTCCAGCGCGGCCAAGGGGCGCTGCACGACCGGGTCGACGACTGGCGCTACGGCGGCTCGTACATCGCAGACGAGGCGCCGCCGGGCCAGCGGCGCGAGGCCTTCAACATCATGCTGTCGATGCCGCGAGGCACCGACCCGCTGGCCGTGCAGCGCGCGGCCAGGGCCTTCGCGAAGGAGGAGCTCGGCGACCACAAGTACGTGATGGTGCTGCATGACCATCAGGCCAATCCCCATGTGCACGTTAGCGTGCGGGCGGAGTCGAGACACGGCAAGCGGTTGAACCCGCGCAAGGCGGACTTGGCGCGCTGGCGCGAGACTTTCGCCGAGAAACTGCGCGAGCTGGGCATCGATGCCGAGGCCAGCCGGCAGGCGACGCGGGGGAGCATGCGGACATCGGAGGCGCTGTGGCGCATCAAGGCACGAGAGGACGGCCGGCTGCATTCCGACAGTCGTCGGAGCGTCAAGTCGAGTCCGCGTGGCACGCGGGCCGAAGCGACCGAAGCCTGGATGCAGGTGGGCCGAGCCCTGGCCATGTCGGCCGACCCGACCGACCGCGACTTGGCGCGATCGATCACCGCGTTCATCCGCGAGATGCCGGCACGCCCACACGCCGAGCCGAGCCGCACGTCCGAGGTCAAGCCCGTGTCCAGGGCCATCGACATCGAACGTCTCCGGTGA